The Enterococcus sp. 7F3_DIV0205 genome has a window encoding:
- the metG gene encoding methionine--tRNA ligase — MSEKETFYITTPIYYPSGQLHIGNSYTTIACDAMARYKRLMGFDVFYLTGVDEHGQKIENKASELGVTPKEYVDKMAADVQKLWKTLDISYDKFIRTTDDYHKKAVQQIFDRLLEQGDIYLGEYEGWYSVSDEEYFTETQLAEVYRDEEGKVIGGKAPSGHEVELVKEESYFFRMSKYADRLLAYYNEHPEFIQPESRKNEMINNFIKPGLEDLAVSRTTFSWGIPLSNDPKHVVYVWIDALSNYITALGYGSEDDSLFKKYWPADVHMVGKEIVRFHTIYWPIMLMALDLPLPKKIFGHGWLLMKDGKMSKSKGNVVYPEILVDRYGLDALRYYLLRAIPFGSDGVFTPEDFVSRLNYDLANDLGNLLNRTIAMINKYCEGHVPTYASKVTPFDSELSTTAANVIGKYHEAMEKMEFNTAIAEVWTLISRANKYIDETQPWVLAKDEEKKNELDSVMVHLAESLRIVAILLQPVMTETPTKIFEQLGLDPDTMNMEEIHFGEFPTEVKVVAKGTPIFPRLEIDTEVLYIQKKMSQNAQTTTEEIKWDPEETELISTKEKEIKYEDFDKVELKVAEVIDCKKVKGADKLLQFRLDAGDEQDRQILSGVAEFYPDPSALIGKKVVIVANLKPRKMRGQISQGMILSAESPEGKLQILDAPKEMPNGAIIA; from the coding sequence ATGTCAGAAAAAGAAACATTTTATATCACCACCCCGATTTATTATCCAAGCGGACAACTACATATCGGCAATTCTTATACAACGATTGCTTGTGATGCTATGGCCCGTTACAAACGTTTGATGGGCTTTGACGTATTTTACTTAACAGGTGTGGATGAACATGGACAAAAAATTGAAAATAAAGCCTCAGAATTAGGCGTTACCCCTAAAGAATATGTGGATAAAATGGCAGCAGATGTCCAAAAATTATGGAAAACACTGGATATCAGCTATGATAAATTCATCCGTACAACGGACGATTACCATAAAAAAGCCGTTCAGCAAATCTTTGATCGCTTATTAGAACAAGGAGATATCTACCTTGGCGAATACGAAGGTTGGTATTCTGTTTCTGATGAAGAATACTTTACAGAAACACAATTAGCAGAAGTCTATCGTGATGAAGAAGGTAAAGTGATAGGTGGTAAAGCACCAAGTGGTCACGAAGTGGAATTAGTCAAAGAAGAATCGTATTTCTTCCGTATGAGTAAATATGCGGATCGTTTATTGGCTTACTACAATGAACACCCAGAATTTATTCAACCTGAATCACGTAAAAATGAAATGATCAACAATTTCATCAAACCAGGTTTAGAAGATTTAGCCGTGTCGCGTACGACATTCTCATGGGGAATTCCATTATCGAATGATCCGAAACATGTGGTTTACGTTTGGATTGATGCGCTATCTAACTATATTACCGCTTTGGGTTATGGATCAGAAGATGACAGCCTATTTAAAAAATACTGGCCAGCAGATGTTCATATGGTCGGAAAAGAAATCGTTCGTTTCCATACGATTTATTGGCCAATTATGTTGATGGCTTTAGACTTACCGTTACCTAAGAAAATTTTTGGTCATGGTTGGTTGTTGATGAAAGACGGTAAAATGTCTAAATCTAAAGGCAATGTGGTTTACCCAGAAATATTAGTGGATCGCTATGGCTTAGATGCGCTGCGTTATTATTTATTGCGTGCGATTCCGTTTGGAAGTGATGGCGTCTTTACGCCAGAAGATTTCGTTTCTCGTTTAAATTACGATTTGGCGAATGATTTAGGAAACTTACTAAACCGTACGATTGCGATGATCAACAAATATTGTGAGGGACATGTTCCCACATACGCTTCAAAAGTTACGCCGTTTGACAGCGAGTTATCTACTACTGCTGCAAATGTGATCGGAAAATACCATGAAGCAATGGAAAAAATGGAATTCAACACGGCGATTGCCGAAGTTTGGACGTTGATTTCACGCGCGAATAAATATATCGACGAAACACAACCTTGGGTTTTAGCCAAAGATGAAGAGAAGAAAAATGAATTAGATAGTGTTATGGTCCATTTAGCTGAAAGTTTGCGTATTGTAGCGATTCTGTTACAACCTGTGATGACTGAGACACCAACAAAAATCTTTGAACAATTAGGGTTAGATCCTGATACGATGAATATGGAAGAGATCCATTTTGGTGAATTTCCAACTGAAGTCAAAGTGGTTGCGAAGGGAACACCGATTTTCCCACGTTTAGAGATCGATACAGAAGTACTTTATATTCAAAAGAAGATGTCTCAAAATGCGCAAACAACAACGGAAGAAATCAAATGGGATCCAGAAGAAACAGAACTTATTTCTACAAAAGAAAAAGAAATCAAATACGAAGATTTTGATAAAGTAGAGCTAAAAGTAGCCGAAGTCATTGATTGTAAAAAAGTCAAAGGTGCTGATAAGTTACTACAATTCCGTCTAGACGCAGGAGATGAGCAAGACCGTCAGATTCTTTCTGGTGTGGCTGAGTTCTATCCAGATCCAAGTGCATTAATTGGTAAAAAAGTTGTGATTGTAGCCAACTTGAAACCAAGAAAAATGCGTGGTCAGATCAGCCAAGGAATGATTCTTTCTGCTGAATCGCCAGAAGGAAAGTTACAAATCCTTGATGCACCAAAAGAAATGCCAAACGGAGCAATCATCGCATAA
- a CDS encoding NAD(P)-dependent malic enzyme, whose protein sequence is MADIYEEALKAHAKWRGKIDIHSKAKVKTKEDLSLAYTPGVAEPCRKIHDNPNSVYDYTWKGNTVAVVTDGTAVLGLGDIGPKAALPVMEGKALLFKEFAGIDAIPICLDTKDPKEIIAIIKAMAPTFGGINLEDISAPRCVEIERTLMEELDIPVFHDDQHGTAIVTIAALINALKIVDKKVDDIKVVVSGTGAAGSAIIKMLHHFGVKNIIAFNIDGALSKTMDRSMNFLEKEIVEITNPENFSGSLGEAMVGADVFIGVSAPKLVSKEMVASMNTGAIVFPMANPESEIDYQDAIDAGAAVVGTGRSDHPNQINNVLAFPGLFKGAFVAGATKITENMKLAAAKAIAEIIPELELTSEYIIPSPFNQELVDVIIREVAETAVQDGVIRR, encoded by the coding sequence ATGGCAGATATTTATGAAGAAGCATTGAAAGCACACGCAAAATGGCGAGGAAAGATCGACATTCATTCAAAAGCCAAAGTGAAAACAAAAGAGGATCTATCATTAGCTTATACACCAGGTGTGGCTGAACCATGTAGAAAAATCCATGACAATCCGAATTCAGTGTACGATTATACGTGGAAAGGCAATACTGTAGCAGTCGTAACCGACGGTACAGCTGTTCTTGGGTTAGGCGATATTGGTCCTAAAGCGGCATTGCCAGTTATGGAAGGAAAAGCATTGCTGTTTAAAGAATTTGCTGGAATCGATGCGATTCCCATTTGTTTAGATACGAAAGATCCTAAAGAAATAATTGCGATTATCAAAGCAATGGCTCCAACCTTTGGCGGAATCAATTTAGAAGATATCTCTGCTCCACGCTGTGTAGAAATTGAGCGTACATTAATGGAAGAGCTGGATATTCCGGTCTTTCATGATGATCAGCATGGAACAGCAATCGTAACGATTGCAGCGTTGATCAATGCGTTGAAAATTGTGGATAAAAAAGTCGATGATATCAAAGTGGTTGTATCAGGAACAGGTGCAGCCGGCAGTGCAATCATAAAAATGTTGCATCATTTTGGCGTGAAAAATATCATTGCGTTCAATATTGACGGTGCATTATCCAAAACAATGGATAGATCGATGAATTTTTTAGAGAAAGAAATTGTTGAAATCACGAATCCTGAAAACTTTAGTGGATCTTTAGGAGAAGCCATGGTTGGAGCAGATGTGTTTATCGGCGTTTCTGCACCTAAATTGGTGTCAAAAGAAATGGTCGCCTCAATGAATACAGGTGCTATTGTCTTTCCAATGGCTAATCCTGAATCAGAAATCGATTATCAAGATGCAATTGATGCAGGCGCGGCAGTTGTAGGAACAGGGCGTTCGGATCATCCAAACCAAATCAATAACGTTCTCGCTTTCCCAGGTTTGTTTAAAGGTGCCTTTGTCGCGGGAGCAACAAAGATTACTGAAAACATGAAACTGGCTGCAGCAAAAGCCATTGCAGAAATTATTCCAGAATTAGAACTTACGAGTGAATACATTATTCCCTCTCCTTTTAATCAAGAATTAGTGGATGTCATCATACGTGAAGTCGCTGAAACGGCTGTTCAAGATGGCGTTATTAGAAGGTAA
- the fumC gene encoding class II fumarate hydratase — MSYRIEQDSMGEIQVPETALWGAQTERSRQNFNIGIEKMPIALIRALALVKKNAAKANEATGKLDTVISQAIQQAADQIIKGEVDEHFPLSLWQTGSGTQTNMNVNEVIAHLAAKSGVTVHPNDHVNMSQSSNDVFPTAIHIAGVQLIEQQLFPVMKQMLETLHTLETENEKIIKIGRTHLQDATPVTFAQEISGWRSGLEHSYQMLELTLSELKQLALGGTAVGTGLNASKEYIQSFFTHLNQETSNQFSEDPNKFHGLASKDAIVFTSGALKALAANAMKMANDIRWMASGPRSGLGEITIPANEPGSSIMPGKINPTQSEALTMIAIQVMGNDTTIGIGASQGNFELNVYMPVMAYNLIQSIELLTDGLRSFDQNCLVGIKADQEKMTQYVEQSLMLVTALNPHIGYDNGAKIAKKAFTENTTLKQAAITSGLVTEAEYESWVKPEQMLGK, encoded by the coding sequence ATGTCTTATCGTATTGAACAGGATTCTATGGGAGAAATTCAAGTTCCTGAAACGGCACTTTGGGGAGCACAAACCGAGCGTAGCCGCCAAAATTTTAATATTGGGATAGAAAAAATGCCGATAGCTCTGATTCGGGCATTAGCATTAGTAAAAAAGAATGCAGCGAAAGCGAATGAAGCAACCGGAAAATTAGACACAGTAATCAGTCAAGCCATCCAACAAGCTGCAGATCAGATCATTAAAGGCGAGGTAGATGAGCATTTTCCATTATCTTTATGGCAAACTGGTAGCGGTACGCAAACCAATATGAATGTTAACGAAGTGATTGCCCATTTAGCAGCTAAATCTGGCGTAACTGTTCATCCCAATGATCATGTCAATATGTCTCAAAGTTCAAATGATGTGTTTCCAACAGCGATTCATATAGCAGGTGTGCAGTTGATCGAGCAACAATTATTTCCTGTGATGAAACAAATGCTTGAAACGTTACATACACTTGAAACTGAAAATGAAAAGATCATTAAAATCGGACGGACCCATTTACAAGACGCAACTCCAGTGACTTTTGCCCAAGAAATCAGCGGTTGGCGTTCGGGTCTTGAACACAGTTATCAGATGCTAGAGTTAACGCTGAGTGAGCTTAAACAATTGGCACTTGGCGGCACAGCTGTAGGAACTGGGTTGAATGCGTCTAAAGAATATATCCAGTCATTTTTTACTCACTTGAATCAAGAAACGAGCAATCAATTTTCAGAAGATCCCAATAAATTTCATGGTTTAGCTAGTAAAGACGCGATTGTTTTTACTTCTGGTGCCTTAAAAGCGCTAGCTGCCAATGCAATGAAAATGGCGAATGATATCCGCTGGATGGCAAGTGGTCCGCGAAGCGGTTTGGGCGAAATCACGATTCCCGCCAATGAGCCAGGCAGTTCTATCATGCCTGGGAAAATCAATCCAACACAATCGGAAGCTTTGACCATGATTGCCATACAAGTGATGGGAAATGATACCACGATTGGTATTGGAGCTTCACAAGGAAACTTTGAATTAAATGTCTACATGCCGGTAATGGCGTATAATTTGATCCAAAGCATTGAATTATTAACCGATGGATTGCGTTCTTTTGATCAAAACTGTTTGGTAGGGATCAAGGCAGATCAGGAAAAAATGACTCAATACGTGGAACAATCACTAATGCTTGTCACAGCTTTAAATCCACATATTGGATATGATAATGGGGCGAAAATCGCCAAAAAAGCTTTTACAGAAAACACAACACTAAAACAGGCAGCAATCACTTCAGGTCTAGTAACCGAAGCAGAATACGAAAGCTGGGTCAAACCAGAGCAGATGTTAGGCAAATAA